The window aGGACCACGGCGAAACGTCGTCCATGGCCAGGCAGAAGCTCCAgggcctcctgaacaagaacatGAGGATCCGCATGACTGACGGCCAGACCCTGGTGGGCCTTTTCCTCTGCACGGACCGGGACTGCAACGTCATCCTGGGCTCGGCTCAGGAGTTCCTCAAATCCGCAGGTGGGACTGGGAGCCCAATCCTGAGCCCCATGCAGGTTCTTCGTGTTGGATGTTCAGCTTTCTCCTACTTTCTGTCGTTTCAGAAACTTTCTCCCAGACGGAACCCCGAGTTCTGGGCCTCGCCATGATTCCGGGTCATCACGTGGTGTCCATCGAGGCCGAGGCGGACATTCTGGACGAAGCCGTCCGCCATTAATCGTTTTCACACTTGCGACCGTTCAGCTTCAAGCTGCGTCGGCCGTCCCTCCCCGCGCCGTAGGCCATCCCCGGCGAAAAGGTCGGGGTCTGTCGTCGAAATGGgacactttgaaggaaaaacacaAGACAGGTGGTTTGATCCCGCTCAGTGGCGTTTGTTTGGGGCCTCTTTTAATGCGGTCCGACCTCCGCGTCGACTCGCCGTCAGAAAATGCAAGCGCCCCAAAACTTGAATAACGCTGTCATGAAAGCCATTGAACGtgcaaataacattaaaatggatGCATCCAACATAAATGTGTGTTGAACAATTTGCGTTATTGTGCATGGTTGGAAGAAAAAGGTAGAAAAAGACACAAATCACGAATCACACCAACATATTTCCATCACACGCAAACATCTGACATAAATACTAACTAACACTGGGCAAAAGCGGAGCGCCTAAACGACAACCAGACTCGAAAAAGATGGAGCCGATCGGTCGCGGGCTCCCGTTCACACATAGGAGCGTCGGCCGTCGCGCTTCGGCTCTGGGCCGCTCCCGAATGCACCGTCACCCTGCTTTGGTGGGGGAAGGGGCTGCCGATAGAAAGACAGATGGCGTGGCGATCGAGTCCTGCGAGTGGAAAGAAGGAAGGACGGCCTGGAGATCACTCACTATTTCTCCCGGGAGCCCGTCTTGCAGGAGCAGGTGAGTCAGGCGCCCCCGACGATGGCCACCACCGCCGAGCACCAGCCGATCTACAGCCCCTCGCCGATCTCCTCGTACCTGCCGCCGGACGGGGTTGGGCGTCAGTGCATTCCCCGCCCTTTCCCGCTGGCGGGACCATCCTACCTGGTAGAAGGGGT is drawn from Stigmatopora argus isolate UIUO_Sarg chromosome 20, RoL_Sarg_1.0, whole genome shotgun sequence and contains these coding sequences:
- the LOC144065646 gene encoding N-alpha-acetyltransferase 38, NatC auxiliary subunit-like, yielding MARQKLQGLLNKNMRIRMTDGQTLVGLFLCTDRDCNVILGSAQEFLKSAETFSQTEPRVLGLAMIPGHHVVSIEAEADILDEAVRH